From one Pseudomonas sp. S35 genomic stretch:
- the azu gene encoding azurin, protein MFAKLVAVSLLTLASGQLLAAECKVTVDSTDQMSFNTKEIVIDKSCKTFTVNLEHSGSLPKNVMGHNWVLTSAANMQPVATDGMAAGIDKNYLKEGDDRIIAHTKLIGAGEKDSVTFDVSKLAAGTDYAFFCSFPGHISMMKGTVVVK, encoded by the coding sequence ATGTTTGCCAAACTCGTTGCTGTTTCCCTGCTGACTCTGGCGAGCGGCCAGTTGCTTGCCGCAGAGTGCAAGGTCACCGTCGACTCCACTGACCAGATGTCCTTCAACACCAAGGAAATCGTGATCGACAAGAGCTGCAAGACGTTCACCGTGAACCTGGAACATTCGGGCAGCTTGCCGAAAAACGTCATGGGCCATAACTGGGTGCTGACCAGTGCCGCGAACATGCAACCGGTGGCCACTGATGGCATGGCCGCTGGCATCGACAAGAACTACCTGAAAGAGGGTGACGACCGCATCATCGCCCACACCAAGCTGATTGGTGCCGGAGAGAAAGATTCGGTGACCTTCGATGTGTCGAAGCTGGCAGCCGGGACCGACTACGCGTTCTTCTGCTCGTTCCCAGGCCACATCTCGATGATGAAAGGCACTGTGGTCGTCAAGTAA
- the nadE gene encoding ammonia-dependent NAD(+) synthetase, with translation MQAVQREIAQQLKVQAPFNDQADLEAEVARRVAFIQDCLRNSGLKALVLGISGGVDSLTAGLLAQRAMQELRASTGDEAYRFIAVRLPYDTQFDEIDAQASVDFIEPDERHTVNIGPAVKALASEVAAFEGKAAVSRDFVLGNTKARMRMVAQYTIAGAAGGLVIGTDHAAEAVMGFFTKFGDGACDLAPLSGLVKNQVRSIARHFGAPESLVEKVPTADLEDLSPGKPDEASHGVTYAEIDAFLHGEAVREEAFRIICETYRKTEHKRVMPFAP, from the coding sequence ATGCAAGCCGTACAGCGTGAGATTGCGCAGCAACTCAAGGTGCAAGCGCCGTTCAACGACCAGGCCGACCTTGAGGCCGAAGTGGCCCGCCGCGTGGCTTTTATCCAGGATTGCCTGCGCAACTCCGGGCTCAAGGCATTGGTACTGGGCATCAGCGGCGGCGTCGACTCCCTGACCGCCGGCCTGTTGGCCCAACGTGCGATGCAGGAACTGCGCGCCAGCACCGGTGACGAGGCTTACCGTTTTATCGCGGTGCGCCTGCCCTACGACACCCAGTTCGACGAAATCGACGCCCAGGCTTCGGTGGACTTTATCGAGCCGGACGAGCGCCACACCGTGAACATCGGCCCGGCGGTGAAAGCCCTGGCCAGTGAAGTGGCGGCGTTCGAAGGCAAGGCGGCGGTGTCCCGCGATTTCGTGCTGGGCAACACCAAGGCGCGCATGCGCATGGTGGCGCAGTACACCATCGCCGGCGCGGCCGGTGGCCTGGTGATCGGTACTGACCACGCGGCGGAAGCGGTAATGGGCTTTTTCACCAAGTTCGGTGACGGTGCGTGCGATCTGGCGCCGTTGAGCGGGTTGGTGAAGAACCAGGTGCGCTCGATTGCACGGCACTTTGGCGCGCCGGAATCGCTGGTGGAGAAGGTGCCGACAGCGGACCTGGAAGACCTGTCGCCAGGCAAGCCGGATGAAGCGTCACATGGCGTGACCTATGCCGAGATTGATGCGTTCCTGCACGGGGAAGCGGTGCGTGAGGAAGCGTTCAGGATTATCTGCGAGACGTACCGCAAGACTGAGCACAAGCGGGTGATGCCATTTGCGCCGTGA
- the pncB gene encoding nicotinate phosphoribosyltransferase: protein MSESVFADRIVQNLLDTDFYKLTMMQAVLHNYPNVEVEWEFRCRNSEDLRPYLAEIRYQIERLAELSLSPDQLGFLERISFMKPDFLRFLGLFRFNLRYVQTGIENGELFIRLRGPWLHVILFEVPMLAIVSEVRNRYRYQTVILEQAREQLYRKFDWLTANASSEELSELQVADFGTRRRFSYRVQEEVVSVLKHDFPGRFVGTSNVHLARELDMKPLGTMAHEWIMAHQQLGPRLIDSQIAALDCWVREYRGLLGIALTDCITTDAFLGDFDLYFAKLFDGLRHDSGDPVQWAEKAIAHYHKLGIEPMSKTLVFSDSLSLPKALEIFRALRGRINVSFGIGTNLTCDIPGVEPMSIVLKMTACNGQPVAKISDEAGKTHCTDPNFVAYLRHVFKVPAISSKE, encoded by the coding sequence ATGAGCGAGAGTGTGTTTGCCGATCGCATCGTGCAGAACCTGCTCGACACCGACTTCTACAAGCTGACCATGATGCAGGCGGTGCTGCACAACTACCCCAACGTGGAAGTTGAATGGGAGTTTCGTTGCCGTAACAGTGAAGACCTGCGCCCGTACCTGGCGGAAATCCGCTACCAGATCGAGCGCCTCGCCGAGCTGAGCCTGAGCCCGGACCAGTTGGGGTTCCTGGAACGCATCAGCTTTATGAAGCCAGACTTCCTGCGCTTCCTCGGGCTGTTCCGCTTCAACTTGCGTTATGTGCAGACGGGCATCGAGAACGGCGAATTATTCATCCGCCTGCGCGGGCCGTGGCTGCATGTGATCCTGTTTGAAGTGCCGATGCTGGCCATCGTCAGCGAAGTGCGTAACCGCTACCGCTACCAGACCGTGATCCTGGAACAGGCCCGCGAGCAGTTGTACCGCAAGTTCGACTGGCTGACGGCGAATGCCAGCAGCGAGGAACTGTCGGAGCTGCAAGTGGCGGACTTCGGCACGCGGCGGCGCTTTTCGTACCGGGTGCAGGAAGAGGTGGTGAGCGTGCTCAAGCACGATTTCCCCGGCCGCTTTGTCGGCACCAGCAACGTGCACCTGGCCCGCGAACTGGACATGAAGCCGTTGGGCACTATGGCCCATGAGTGGATCATGGCCCACCAGCAACTCGGCCCGCGCTTGATCGACAGCCAGATCGCCGCCCTCGATTGCTGGGTGCGCGAGTACCGTGGCCTGCTGGGCATCGCCCTGACCGACTGCATCACCACCGATGCCTTCCTCGGCGACTTCGACTTGTACTTCGCCAAGCTGTTCGACGGCCTGCGCCATGACTCCGGCGACCCCGTGCAGTGGGCCGAAAAAGCCATCGCCCACTACCACAAGCTCGGTATCGAGCCGATGAGCAAGACGCTGGTGTTCTCCGACAGCCTGTCGCTGCCCAAGGCCCTGGAGATTTTCCGTGCGCTGCGCGGTCGCATCAATGTGAGCTTCGGTATCGGCACCAACCTGACCTGCGATATTCCGGGGGTGGAACCGATGAGCATCGTGCTTAAAATGACCGCCTGCAATGGCCAGCCCGTCGCGAAGATCTCCGATGAAGCGGGCAAGACCCACTGCACCGACCCGAATTTTGTCGCCTATTTGCGTCATGTTTTCAAAGTACCTGCCATTTCCAGCAAGGAGTGA
- a CDS encoding LysR family transcriptional regulator yields the protein MLNKRHLPSITALQCFEAATRHLSFTRAAEELNLTQSAVSKQVAQLEELLQHLLFRRVRRRLQMTPAGDLYLVEVRKILTQVEMSTHYLRSYGGETEVLRVSTPYTFGARWLVPRLKGWRLRHPQIHLDLCNEQEPDELLQGKADMAFYFGQGARPGTESLKLFSEELVPVCAPESLPAKPFTDPTQLSELVLLQNASRPQGWHDWFADQGFHTEHSYHGPRFDTFYMCIRAAQVGCGVALLPRFLVEEELADGKLVIPWQHAMPSQDAYYLAYPEHSAEVPKVREFVTWMMEQVI from the coding sequence GTGCTGAACAAAAGACATTTGCCCTCGATCACCGCTCTGCAGTGTTTCGAAGCCGCCACCCGCCACTTGAGCTTCACCCGCGCCGCCGAGGAGCTGAACCTCACGCAAAGCGCGGTGAGCAAGCAGGTGGCGCAGTTGGAAGAATTGCTGCAACACCTGTTGTTTCGCCGCGTGCGCCGACGCTTGCAGATGACCCCCGCGGGCGACCTGTACCTGGTGGAAGTGCGCAAGATCCTCACGCAGGTGGAGATGTCCACCCACTACCTGCGCTCCTACGGCGGCGAGACCGAAGTGCTGCGCGTGTCCACGCCCTACACCTTCGGCGCCCGCTGGCTGGTACCGCGCCTCAAGGGCTGGCGGTTGCGCCACCCGCAGATCCATCTGGACCTGTGCAACGAGCAGGAACCGGACGAACTGCTGCAAGGCAAGGCCGACATGGCCTTCTACTTCGGCCAGGGCGCGCGCCCCGGCACCGAGAGCCTGAAGCTGTTCAGCGAAGAACTGGTACCGGTGTGCGCCCCGGAAAGCCTGCCCGCAAAACCCTTCACCGACCCCACGCAACTGAGCGAGCTGGTGCTGCTGCAAAACGCCTCACGGCCCCAGGGCTGGCATGACTGGTTTGCCGACCAGGGTTTTCACACCGAACACAGCTACCACGGGCCGCGTTTCGACACGTTCTATATGTGCATTCGCGCCGCGCAGGTGGGCTGTGGCGTGGCGCTGTTGCCGCGGTTTCTGGTGGAGGAAGAACTGGCCGACGGCAAGTTGGTGATTCCCTGGCAGCATGCGATGCCGAGCCAGGATGCGTATTACCTCGCCTACCCCGAGCATTCGGCGGAAGTGCCCAAGGTGCGTGAGTTTGTGACGTGGATGATGGAGCAGGTTATTTAG
- a CDS encoding aldehyde dehydrogenase family protein: MVAVLLDRLGVNPALYQSGKQPVHSPIDGSRIGSVHWEGAAEVEQQVSRAEHAFDAWRKVPAPRRGELVRQFGDVLREYKADLGELVSWEAGKITQEGLGEVQEMIDICDFAVGLSRQLYGLTIASERPGHHMRETWHPLGVVGVISAFNFPVAVWAWNTALALVCGNAVIWKPSEKTPLTALACQALFERVLKKFDGAPEYLSQVIIGGRDAGAALVDDPRVALISATGSTRMGREVAPKVAARFARSILELGGNNAMILGPSADLDMAVRAILFSAVGTAGQRCTTLRRLIAHESVKAEIVTRLKAAYSKVRIGHPLEGNLIGPLIDKHGFDNMQDALEQALSEGGKVFGGKRQLEDTFPNAYYVSPAIVEMPEQSDVVCTETFAPILYVVGYSDFAEALRLNNAVPQGLSSCIFTTDVREAEQFMSAVGSDCGIANVNIGPSGAEIGGAFGGEKETGGGRESGSDAWRGYMRRQTNTVNYSLELPLAQGITFD; this comes from the coding sequence ATGGTTGCCGTATTGCTTGATCGTCTCGGGGTGAACCCGGCGCTGTACCAGTCGGGTAAACAGCCTGTGCATTCGCCGATTGATGGCAGCCGCATCGGCAGCGTGCACTGGGAAGGTGCTGCCGAGGTGGAGCAACAGGTCAGTCGCGCTGAGCATGCATTCGACGCCTGGCGCAAAGTGCCGGCACCGCGTCGCGGTGAGTTGGTGCGCCAGTTCGGCGATGTGTTGCGCGAATACAAAGCCGACCTCGGCGAGCTCGTCTCCTGGGAAGCCGGCAAGATCACTCAGGAAGGCCTGGGTGAAGTGCAGGAAATGATCGACATCTGCGACTTCGCCGTCGGCCTGTCGCGCCAGTTGTACGGCTTGACCATCGCGTCCGAACGCCCAGGCCACCATATGCGTGAGACCTGGCACCCGTTGGGTGTGGTCGGCGTGATCAGCGCCTTCAACTTCCCGGTCGCGGTGTGGGCGTGGAACACGGCCCTGGCGCTGGTGTGCGGCAACGCCGTGATCTGGAAACCCTCGGAAAAAACCCCGCTCACCGCCCTGGCCTGCCAGGCGCTGTTCGAGCGCGTACTGAAGAAGTTCGACGGCGCCCCTGAGTACCTGAGCCAGGTGATCATTGGCGGTCGCGATGCCGGCGCCGCGCTGGTGGATGACCCGCGTGTCGCGCTAATCAGCGCCACCGGCAGCACACGCATGGGCCGCGAAGTGGCGCCAAAAGTCGCCGCGCGCTTTGCCCGCAGCATCCTCGAACTGGGCGGCAACAACGCGATGATCCTCGGCCCAAGCGCCGACCTGGACATGGCCGTGCGCGCCATTCTGTTCAGCGCCGTCGGCACCGCCGGCCAGCGTTGCACCACCCTGCGCCGGCTGATCGCCCATGAATCGGTCAAGGCAGAAATCGTCACCCGCCTCAAGGCCGCCTATTCCAAAGTGCGCATCGGCCACCCGCTGGAAGGCAACCTGATCGGCCCGCTGATCGACAAGCACGGTTTCGACAATATGCAGGATGCCCTGGAGCAAGCCTTGAGCGAAGGCGGCAAGGTGTTCGGCGGCAAGCGCCAGTTGGAAGACACCTTCCCCAATGCCTACTACGTGTCGCCGGCAATTGTGGAAATGCCTGAGCAGAGTGATGTGGTGTGCACCGAAACCTTCGCGCCGATTCTGTACGTGGTGGGCTACAGCGATTTTGCCGAGGCTCTGCGCTTGAACAACGCGGTACCCCAAGGCCTTTCGTCGTGCATCTTCACCACGGATGTGCGCGAAGCCGAGCAGTTCATGTCGGCGGTGGGCAGTGACTGCGGCATCGCCAACGTCAACATCGGCCCGAGCGGCGCGGAAATCGGCGGCGCGTTTGGTGGCGAGAAAGAGACCGGTGGCGGGCGTGAGTCGGGTTCGGATGCGTGGCGCGGGTATATGCGTCGGCAGACCAATACCGTGAACTATTCGCTGGAGCTGCCTCTGGCGCAGGGCATCACCTTCGACTAA
- a CDS encoding FAD-binding oxidoreductase, whose product MALRETCLWEHLTPSRPDRAALKGELKVDVCVIGAGITGLSAAIHLLEQGKSVAVLEAHRTGHGGSGRNVGLVNAGLWIPPDDIEAGFGEAVGSQLNRMLGAAPSLVFSLIDKYAIDCQLRREGTLHMAHNARGEADLRSREEQWKRRGAPVQLLTGQACEQATGTKKIAAALLDRRAGTLNPMAYTCGLANAAVGLGGQLFDHSPVTQLERQGALWSVQTQHGAVQAAQVVIASNAYTEGEWTELRRNFFPGYYYQVASAPLTADAAQRILPGGQGSWDTRQVLSSIRRDAEGRLLLGSLGNGNQKPAWFLKAWADRVQQHYFPYLKSVQWEFTWTGCIAFTPDHLMRLFEPAPGLVAVTGYNGRGVTTGSVVGKAFADYLCHQDPQALPIPFAPMQPLAGVGLRSCLYEAGFSLYHAGQCLRIVI is encoded by the coding sequence ATGGCACTACGCGAAACATGTTTGTGGGAGCACCTCACCCCCAGCCGGCCGGACCGCGCTGCGCTCAAGGGCGAGCTGAAAGTGGACGTGTGCGTGATCGGCGCCGGCATCACTGGTTTGTCGGCGGCGATTCACTTGCTGGAACAGGGCAAAAGTGTCGCCGTGCTCGAAGCCCATCGCACCGGCCACGGCGGGTCGGGCCGTAACGTCGGGCTGGTGAACGCGGGGTTGTGGATCCCGCCAGACGACATCGAAGCCGGTTTCGGCGAAGCGGTGGGCAGTCAGCTCAACCGCATGCTCGGTGCGGCACCGTCCCTGGTGTTCAGCCTGATCGACAAATACGCCATCGATTGCCAACTGCGCCGTGAGGGCACCCTGCACATGGCGCACAACGCCCGTGGCGAGGCGGATTTGCGCAGTCGTGAAGAACAATGGAAGCGCCGTGGCGCGCCAGTGCAATTGCTCACCGGCCAGGCCTGCGAGCAAGCCACCGGGACTAAAAAGATTGCCGCCGCCTTGCTGGATCGGCGCGCGGGTACCTTGAACCCTATGGCCTATACCTGCGGGTTGGCCAATGCGGCGGTCGGACTCGGCGGGCAACTGTTCGATCATTCTCCGGTCACCCAACTGGAACGCCAAGGTGCGCTATGGTCGGTGCAGACCCAGCACGGTGCAGTGCAGGCTGCACAGGTGGTGATTGCTTCCAATGCCTACACCGAAGGCGAATGGACCGAGCTGCGGCGTAACTTTTTTCCCGGTTATTACTACCAGGTCGCGTCGGCCCCGCTCACCGCAGACGCCGCCCAGCGGATCCTCCCCGGCGGCCAGGGTTCGTGGGATACACGCCAGGTGTTGAGCAGCATCCGCCGCGATGCCGAGGGTCGCTTGTTGCTCGGCAGCCTGGGCAACGGCAACCAGAAGCCGGCGTGGTTTCTCAAGGCATGGGCCGATCGGGTGCAGCAGCACTACTTCCCTTACCTCAAATCGGTGCAGTGGGAATTTACCTGGACCGGTTGCATCGCGTTCACTCCCGATCACCTGATGCGCTTGTTCGAACCGGCCCCCGGCCTGGTCGCCGTCACCGGTTATAACGGGCGTGGCGTGACCACCGGCAGTGTGGTCGGCAAGGCGTTCGCCGACTACTTGTGTCACCAGGATCCCCAGGCCTTGCCGATTCCTTTCGCGCCCATGCAGCCGTTGGCCGGGGTGGGCCTGCGCAGTTGCCTGTACGAGGCTGGATTCTCGCTGTATCACGCCGGGCAATGTCTGCGGATCGTGATCTGA
- a CDS encoding branched-chain amino acid ABC transporter substrate-binding protein, with protein MSQTFYKKGFLALAVAAALGVSTFVQADVKIGVAGPMTGANAAFGEQYMKGAQAAADTINKAGGINGEKIVLVAGDDACEPKQAVAVANRLADQDKVIGVVGHFCSSNTIPASEVYDEAGIIAITPGSTNPQVTERGLGAMFRMCGRDDQQGIVAGDYIVDVLKGKKVAVINDKDTYGKGLADATAAQLTKRGVKPVLEEGLTRGEKDFSALVTKIRSTGADVVYFGGLHPEAGPLVRQIREAGLKDVKFMSDDGIVTDELVATAGGKQYVDGVYMTFGADPRLLPDSKVVVEEFRKNGTEPEGYTLYAYASVQALAAGFNGAKSNKGEDAAKWLKANPVQTVMGKKEWDGKGDLKISDYVVYQWDKEGKYHQLEKQK; from the coding sequence ATGTCCCAGACGTTTTACAAGAAAGGTTTTCTGGCCCTCGCCGTTGCAGCGGCGCTGGGTGTTTCTACGTTTGTTCAAGCTGATGTGAAGATTGGCGTCGCGGGGCCGATGACGGGCGCCAACGCCGCTTTCGGTGAGCAGTACATGAAGGGTGCCCAAGCGGCAGCCGATACGATCAACAAGGCTGGCGGCATCAACGGCGAGAAAATCGTGCTGGTGGCCGGTGACGATGCGTGCGAGCCAAAACAAGCCGTGGCCGTGGCCAACCGCCTGGCTGACCAGGACAAAGTGATCGGCGTGGTCGGGCACTTCTGCTCCTCCAACACCATCCCGGCGTCCGAGGTTTATGACGAAGCGGGCATCATCGCCATCACCCCAGGCTCCACCAACCCACAAGTCACCGAACGCGGCCTGGGTGCCATGTTCCGTATGTGCGGGCGTGACGACCAGCAAGGGATCGTCGCCGGCGACTACATCGTCGACGTGCTCAAAGGCAAGAAAGTCGCGGTCATCAACGACAAGGACACCTACGGCAAAGGCCTGGCCGACGCCACCGCAGCCCAGTTGACCAAGCGCGGAGTCAAGCCGGTGCTCGAAGAAGGTCTGACCCGTGGCGAGAAAGACTTCAGCGCCCTGGTCACCAAGATCCGTTCCACCGGCGCTGACGTCGTCTACTTCGGCGGCCTGCACCCGGAAGCCGGGCCTCTGGTGCGCCAGATCCGTGAAGCGGGCCTCAAGGACGTCAAGTTCATGTCCGATGACGGTATCGTGACCGACGAACTGGTGGCCACCGCTGGCGGCAAGCAGTACGTCGATGGCGTGTACATGACCTTCGGCGCCGACCCGCGCCTGCTGCCAGACAGCAAGGTTGTGGTCGAAGAGTTCCGCAAAAATGGCACCGAGCCTGAAGGCTACACCCTGTACGCCTACGCGTCGGTCCAGGCCCTGGCTGCCGGCTTCAACGGTGCCAAGTCCAACAAGGGTGAAGACGCTGCCAAGTGGCTCAAGGCCAACCCGGTCCAGACCGTGATGGGCAAAAAGGAATGGGACGGTAAGGGCGACCTGAAAATCTCCGACTACGTGGTTTACCAGTGGGATAAAGAAGGCAAATACCACCAGTTGGAAAAGCAGAAGTAA
- a CDS encoding branched-chain amino acid ABC transporter permease, producing the protein MDGIFLQQLVNGLTLGSVYGLIAIGYTMVYGIIGMINFAHGEVYMISAYLAAISLALLAYFGIESFPLLILGTLVFTVVVTGVYGWVIERVAYKPLRNSTRLAPLISAIGISLILQNYAQIAQGAKQQGIPTLLAGAWRVDIGSGFVQLTYTKVFILVAAFAGMALLTYIIKYTKLGRMCRATQQDRKMASILGINTDRVISYVFVIGAAMAALAGVLITLNYGTFDFYAGFIIGIKAFTAAVLGGIGSLPGAMLGGIILGISESLFSGLINSDYKDVFSFSLLVVILIFRPQGLLGRPLVAKV; encoded by the coding sequence ATGGATGGTATTTTCCTGCAGCAACTGGTCAACGGCCTGACCCTCGGGTCGGTCTATGGCCTGATCGCCATCGGCTACACAATGGTCTATGGCATCATTGGCATGATCAACTTCGCCCACGGCGAGGTTTATATGATTTCCGCTTACCTCGCGGCGATCAGTCTGGCACTGCTGGCTTACTTCGGCATCGAATCCTTCCCGCTGCTCATTCTCGGCACCTTGGTGTTCACCGTCGTCGTCACGGGCGTTTACGGTTGGGTTATCGAGCGTGTCGCCTATAAACCGCTGCGCAACTCCACCCGACTGGCCCCGCTGATCAGCGCCATCGGTATCTCCCTGATCCTGCAGAACTACGCGCAGATCGCCCAGGGTGCGAAACAACAAGGCATTCCTACCCTGCTGGCCGGCGCCTGGCGTGTCGACATCGGCAGCGGCTTCGTGCAGCTCACGTACACCAAGGTCTTCATCCTCGTCGCGGCATTTGCCGGCATGGCGTTGCTCACCTACATCATCAAGTACACCAAGCTCGGCCGCATGTGCCGCGCCACCCAACAAGACCGCAAGATGGCTTCGATCCTGGGCATCAACACCGACCGCGTGATCTCCTACGTGTTTGTGATCGGTGCCGCCATGGCGGCCCTGGCCGGCGTGCTCATTACCTTGAACTACGGCACCTTCGATTTCTATGCCGGCTTCATCATCGGCATCAAGGCGTTTACCGCAGCGGTGCTCGGCGGCATCGGCTCCCTGCCTGGGGCAATGCTGGGCGGGATCATCCTCGGTATCTCCGAGTCGCTGTTCTCGGGGTTGATCAACTCTGACTACAAAGACGTGTTCAGTTTCTCCCTGCTGGTGGTGATTCTGATTTTCCGTCCCCAGGGCCTGCTGGGTCGCCCGCTCGTGGCTAAGGTGTAA
- the livM gene encoding high-affinity branched-chain amino acid ABC transporter permease LivM has translation MSAAKPIDIKKSVVDTILAGLISLIVFGPIVGVVLDGYSFNLEPARVAILVAIVMAGRFALSLFLQTPKGLKILQGFESSGSGVHVLPPDYKSRLRWIIPALIVIAIVFPIFANKYLLTVVILGLIYVLLGLGLNIVVGLAGLLDLGYVAFYAIGAYGLALGYQYLGLGFWSVLPLAAIAAALAGCILGFPVLRMHGDYLAIVTLGFGEIIRLVLNNWLSFTGGPNGMPVPSPTFLGLEFGRKAKEGGIPFHEFFGLDYNPNIKFMFIYIVLFLVVLAVLYIKHRLTRMPVGRAWEALREDEIACRSMGLNHVLVKLSAFTIGASTAGLAGVFFASYQGFVNPSSFTFFESALILAIVVLGGMGSTVGVVIAAFVLTVAPELLRSFSEYRVLLFGVLMVVMMIWRPRGLIRISRTGVTPRKGVAP, from the coding sequence ATGTCTGCTGCCAAACCTATCGATATCAAGAAAAGTGTCGTCGATACGATCCTTGCCGGGCTGATTTCGCTGATCGTGTTCGGTCCGATTGTCGGCGTGGTCCTCGACGGCTACAGCTTCAACCTGGAACCGGCGCGCGTGGCCATCCTGGTCGCCATCGTGATGGCGGGGCGCTTTGCCCTCAGCCTGTTCCTGCAAACCCCCAAGGGCCTGAAGATTCTGCAGGGCTTCGAGAGCAGTGGCTCCGGCGTGCATGTGCTGCCACCGGACTACAAGTCGCGGTTGCGCTGGATCATTCCGGCGTTGATCGTGATCGCCATCGTGTTCCCGATCTTTGCCAACAAGTACCTGCTGACCGTGGTGATCCTCGGCCTGATCTACGTGTTGCTCGGCCTGGGCCTGAACATCGTGGTTGGCCTGGCTGGCCTGCTCGACCTGGGTTACGTGGCGTTCTACGCCATCGGCGCGTACGGCCTGGCATTGGGTTATCAGTACCTCGGCCTGGGCTTCTGGAGCGTGCTGCCCCTGGCGGCCATCGCGGCGGCATTGGCGGGGTGCATACTCGGGTTTCCGGTGTTGCGAATGCACGGGGACTACCTGGCCATCGTGACCCTGGGCTTCGGTGAAATCATCCGTCTGGTGCTTAATAACTGGCTGTCGTTCACCGGTGGCCCGAACGGTATGCCGGTGCCTTCGCCGACCTTCCTAGGCCTGGAATTCGGGCGCAAGGCGAAGGAGGGCGGGATTCCGTTCCACGAGTTCTTCGGTCTCGATTACAACCCCAACATCAAGTTCATGTTCATCTACATCGTGCTGTTCCTGGTGGTGCTGGCCGTGCTGTATATCAAGCATCGCCTGACCCGCATGCCAGTCGGCCGTGCCTGGGAAGCCCTGCGCGAAGATGAAATCGCCTGCCGTTCCATGGGCCTGAACCACGTACTGGTCAAGCTCTCGGCGTTCACCATCGGCGCTTCTACCGCCGGTTTGGCCGGGGTGTTTTTCGCCAGCTACCAGGGCTTCGTCAACCCGTCGTCGTTCACCTTCTTCGAGTCGGCGCTGATCCTGGCCATCGTGGTGCTGGGCGGCATGGGGTCCACGGTGGGCGTGGTGATCGCGGCGTTCGTGTTGACCGTCGCGCCGGAGCTGCTGCGCAGTTTCTCCGAATACCGCGTGCTGCTGTTTGGCGTGTTGATGGTGGTGATGATGATCTGGCGGCCACGCGGCCTTATTCGGATCAGCCGAACCGGTGTGACACCACGTAAAGGAGTGGCGCCATGA
- a CDS encoding ATP-binding cassette domain-containing protein, whose product MSKEVVLSVEHLMMHFGGIKALSDVSLKVERNSIFALIGPNGAGKTTVFNCLTGFYKASGGKIELNIRGKQTNVIQLLGERFKATDFVSPKSFLNRVYYKMFGGTHLVNRAGLARTFQNIRLFKEMSVLENLLVAQHMWVNRNMLAGILNTKGYRKAESDALDCAFYWLEVVDLVDCANRLAGELSYGQQRRLEIARAMCTRPQIICLDEPAAGLNPQETEALSAMIRLLRDEHDLTVVLIEHDMGMVMSISDHIVVLDHGNVIAEGGPEAIRNDPKVIAAYLGADEEELV is encoded by the coding sequence ATGAGCAAGGAAGTCGTCCTGTCCGTGGAACACCTGATGATGCACTTCGGTGGCATCAAGGCTTTGAGCGATGTGAGCCTCAAGGTCGAACGCAACTCAATCTTCGCCCTGATCGGCCCCAACGGCGCCGGCAAGACCACGGTGTTCAACTGCCTCACCGGCTTCTACAAAGCCAGCGGCGGCAAGATCGAACTCAACATCCGTGGCAAGCAGACCAACGTGATCCAACTGTTGGGCGAACGCTTCAAGGCCACCGACTTCGTGTCGCCGAAAAGCTTTCTGAACCGCGTGTATTACAAAATGTTCGGCGGCACCCACCTGGTCAACCGGGCAGGTCTAGCGCGCACGTTCCAGAACATTCGCCTGTTCAAGGAAATGTCGGTGCTGGAAAACCTGCTGGTGGCCCAGCACATGTGGGTCAACCGCAACATGCTCGCAGGCATCCTTAACACTAAGGGCTACCGCAAGGCCGAAAGCGATGCACTGGACTGCGCCTTCTATTGGCTGGAAGTGGTGGACCTGGTGGACTGCGCCAACCGCCTGGCCGGCGAACTCTCCTACGGCCAGCAGCGCCGCCTGGAGATCGCCCGCGCCATGTGCACGCGGCCGCAGATCATCTGCCTGGACGAACCGGCAGCCGGCCTCAACCCACAGGAAACCGAAGCCCTCAGCGCGATGATTCGCCTGCTGCGCGACGAACACGACCTCACGGTGGTGCTGATCGAACACGACATGGGCATGGTGATGAGTATTTCCGACCACATCGTGGTGCTGGACCACGGCAACGTGATCGCTGAGGGCGGGCCGGAGGCGATCCGCAACGACCCGAAAGTGATTGCTGCTTACCTGGGCGCCGACGAAGAGGAGTTGGTATGA